From the genome of Argentina anserina chromosome 4, drPotAnse1.1, whole genome shotgun sequence, one region includes:
- the LOC126791424 gene encoding eukaryotic translation initiation factor 5B-like, with protein MGRKKALVIEDDEYSVGTEDSKVEDEKVVAPSIGKKGKKGNSKAAKRDEEFNEDDEVVFTGKKKSKSKKKSGGNAFSSSSFGILEAAEEEEDVQSVVTGNSEEEDEEVLKFSESKKPKLNKKTGGTAFDAIGDEGDSDGVVDDDDIVNKSNAADDDDNEDEPAIVFTGKKKASKGGKKGENVVSTSFLALEDDDENNDADEKNDEDDDISMITFTGKKKKSKKKVGSEIADLVDPEQTTAPTSKVEVDDSHLSTTKDAEPSKSKKKKKKRTAQEEDDLDKILAELGEIPQKPAPPQINEEKAEVPVDTSASKEAQEEGTVESAAAKKKKKKKEKKAAAASSVDVKDEKQEAAKIEPAIEPKKKEVKGKAAEKKVPKHVREMQEALARRQEEEERRRKEEEEKLKREEEERRKQEELEMQKEEAKRMKKEKEKQKILELKKAGLYKTPKQKEEEKRRQQMREQLLKNLPNADNEKPAKKPLYQKNKSKPAATKPVEVKEESQQVTVPELHYVEIEKVEEQESVEVSKSVEDNALVQEEDDDDDDDEWDAKSWDDDAVVNLSFKSGFSDEEVKPVANKGMKPASSVHSQPLKRHVVEMQKKQAEVEPAVNKGMKPAASVPSQQFKPQEVENRKIQVEVEADNAAGKKEAQTSDSASKEDHSDLRSPICCIMGHVDTGKTKLLDCIRGTNVQEGEAGGITQQIGATYFPAENIRERTKELKADAKLKVPGLLVIDTPGHESFTNLRSRGSGLCDIAILVVDIMHGLEPQTIESLNLLKMRNTEFIVALNKVDRLYGWKTFRNQPIRKAMKQQSKDVLNEYDRRVTEIITQFKEQGLNTELYYKNKEMGETYSIVPTSAISGEGIPDLLLLLVQWAQKSMVEKLTYSNEIQCTVLEVKVIEGLGTTIDVVLVNGVLHEGDQIVVCGMQGPIVTSIRALLTPHPMKELRVKGTYQHHSQIKAAQGIKITAQGLEHAIAGTALYVVGPLDDLDDIKKTAMEDMKSVLNRIDKSGEGVCVQASTLGSLEALLEFLKTPEVNIPVSSINIGPVHKKDVMKASVMLEKKKEYATILAFDVKVTPEARDIAEELGVKIFLADIIYHLFDQFKAYIDNLKEEKKKEAADEAVFPCVLKILPNCVFRKKDPILLGVDVLEGIAKVGTPICIPQRDFIDIGRIASIMNNNKTVNIAKKGQKVAIQIVPTNSDEQQKMFGRHFEMEDELVSHISRRSIDVLKTAYRDELSIEEWKLVVKLKRLFEIS; from the exons ATGGGTCGGAAGAAGGCGCTGGTGATCGAAGACGACGAGTACTCCGTCGGAACTGAAGACAGTAAGGTCGAGGATGAGAAGGTTGTTGCTCCTAGTATAGGGAAGAAGGGCAAGAAGGGAAATTCAAAAGCTGCAAAGAGAGATGAAGAGTTTAATGAGGATGACGAAGTTGTCTTCActgggaagaagaagagcaagTCGAAGAAGAAGAGCGGTGGGAATGCGTTCAGCTCATCAAGCTTCGGAATTCTTGAGGCtgctgaggaggaggaggatgtgCAGTCTGTGGTGACAGGTAATAGTGAGGAGGAGGACGAGGAGGTGTTGAAATTTTCGGAGTCGAAGAAGCCCAAGTTGAATAAGAAAACCGGGGGGACAGCTTTCGATGCCATTGGCGATGAAGGGGATAGTGATGGCGTggtggatgatgatgatattgtGAATAAAAGTAATGCAGCTGACGACGATGACAATGAGGACGAGCCTGCAATTGTTTTTACAGGGAAGAAGAAAGCATCCAAGGGTGGAAAGAAGGGTGAGAATGTTGTGTCGACCAGCTTCCTCGCccttgaagatgatgatgaaaacaATGATGCGGATGAAAAGAATGATGAGGATGACGACATATCTATGATCACATTCACtggtaagaagaagaagtcaaAGAAGAAAGTTGGGAGTGAAATTGCTGATTTAGTTGATCCTGAACAAACTACTGCGCCAACAAGTAAGGTTGAAGTTGATGATTCTCATCTTTCTACGACTAAAGATGCAGAACCTTCAAAGagtaagaaaaagaagaagaagaggacagcccaagaagaggatgatttGGATAAAATTCTTGCAGAGCTAGGTGAAATTCCACAGAAACCTGCCCCTCCTCAGATTAATGAGGAGAAAGCTGAGGTTCCGGTTGATACATCTGCTTCAAAAGAAGCTCAAGAAGAAGGAACCGTGGAGTCTGCTGcagcaaagaagaagaaaaagaagaaggagaaaaaggCGGCTGCAGCATCTTCTGTGGATGTCAAGGATGAGAAACAAGAAGCAGCAAAAATTGAGCCAGCAATTGAaccaaagaagaaggaagTGAAAGGCAAAGCGGCTGAAAAGAAGGTGCCTAAACATGTCAGGGAGATGCAAGAGGCCCTTGCTAGGCgacaggaagaagaagagaggaggagaaaggaagaagaggaaaaactgaagagagaagaagaggagagacGTAAGCAGGAAGAACTTGAGATGCAAAAGGAAGAGGCAAAACGGATGAAAAAGGAGAAGGAAAAGCAAAAGATCCTAGAGTTGAAGAAGGCAGGTTTATATAAAACTCCCAAGCAAAAAGAAGAGGAGAAACGGCGTCAGCAAATGAGAGAGCAGCTTCTTAAGAATTTACCTAACGCAGACAATGAAAAACCAGCTAAGAAACCCTTATATCAGAAAAACAAGTCAAAACCAGCTGCTACAAAGCCTGTGGAAGTCAAAGAAGAAAGCCAGCAAGTTACTGTCCCGGAGCTTCATTATGTGGAAATTGAAAAGGTTGAAGAGCAGGAATCTGTTGAAGTTTCTAAATCTGTTGAAGACAATGCATTGGttcaagaagaggatgatgatgacgatgatgatgaatgGGATGCAAAGAGCTGGGATGATGACGCTGTTGTTAATCTTTCATTTAAAAGCGGATTTTCTGATGAAGAGGTTAAACCTGTTGCGAATAAAGGGATGAAACCTGCATCATCTGTTCATTCTCAACCATTAAAGCGTCATGTGGTTGAAATGCAGAAGAAACAAGCCGAGGTTGAACCTGCTGTGAATAAAGGGATGAAACCTGCAGCATCTGTACCTTCTCAACAATTTAAGCCTCAAGAGGTTGAGAATCGGAAAATACAAGTCGAGGTGGAAGCTGATAATGCTGCTGGAAAGAAAGAAGCACAAACTTCAGATTCCGCCTCTAAAGAGGATCATAGTGATCTACGCTCTCCCATTTGCTGCATTATGGGCCATGTTGATACTGGTAAAACTAAACTTCTGGATTGTATCCGAGGCACAAATGTTCAGGAGGGTGAGGCCGGAGGTATCACGCAACAGATTGGTGCCACGTACTTCCCAGCGGAAAACATCCGTGAGAGGACTAAGGAGTTGAAAGCTGATGCAAAGCTGAAAGTCCCAGGTCTATTGGTCATTGATACCCCTGGGCACGAGTCATTTACTAATTTAAGGTCACGGGGTTCAGGTTTATGCGATATTGCAATTTTGGTTGTTGACATTATGCACGGCTTAGAGCCTCAAACAATAGAGTCGCTCAATCTCTTGAAAATGAGGAATACAGAATTCATCGTAGCATTGAATAAG GTGGATAGACTCTATGGATGGAAAACCTTCCGTAACCAGCCAATACGGAAGGCAATGAAGCAGCAATCGAAGGATGTATTAAATGAGTACGACAGGAGGGTTACGGAG ATTATCACTCAGTTCAAGGAGCAAGGCTTAAATACTGAACTGTACTATAAGAATAAAGAAATGGGAGAAACATACAGCATCGTACCTACAAGTGCCATTAG TGGTGAAGGGATTCCAGACTTGTTATTACTATTGGTTCAGTGGGCCCAGAAATCAATGGTTGAGAAACTTACATACAGCAATGAAATTCAG TGTACGGTATTGGAAGTCAAGGTTATTGAGGGCCTTGGAACAACAATCGATGTTGTGCTGGTTAATGGTGTGCTTCATGAAGGAGATCAGATAGTCGTTTGCGGCATGCAG GGACCTATTGTTACTTCAATTCGAGCTTTGTTGACACCACATCCCATGAAAGAACTTCGTGTCAAG GGAACATATCAGCATCATAGTCAAATCAAAGCTGCACAAGGTATCAAGATCACAGCACAG GGACTCGAACATGCTATTGCTGGCACTGCTCTATATGTTGTTGGGCCTCTTGACGACTTGGATGATATCAAGAAAACCGCTATGGAGGATATGAAATCAGTCTTAAATAGGATTGACAAGAGTGGTGAGGGAGTTTGTGTACAAGCATCCACTCTTGGATCACTGGAAGCATTGCTAGAGTTCCTGAAAACACCGGAAGTTAATATTCCTGTTAGTAGTATTAACATTGGCCCTGTACACAAGAAGGATGTGATGAAGGCCAGTGTAAtgcttgaaaagaaaaaggagtaTGCTACTATCTTGGCATTTGATGTTAAGGTGACACCTGAGGCCCGGGACATTGCAGAGGAGTTGGGTGTGAAGATTTTTCTTGCTGATATAATCTATCACTTATTTGACCAATTCAAGGCCTATATCGACAATCTCaaagaggaaaagaagaaggaagctGCTGATGAAGCTGTTTTTCCGTGTGTGCTCAAGATTTTACCCAACTGTGTTTTCCGAAAAAAGGATCCAATTCTCTTGGGTGTTGATGTCCTTGAAGGCATTGCAAAG GTAGGGACTCCAATTTGCATTCCTCAGAGAGATTTCATTGATATTGGGCGCATAGCATCCATCATGAATAACAACAAAACTGTAAATATAGCGAAGAAGGGGCAGAAGGTAGCTATCCAG ATCGTACCAACAAATTCTGACGAGCAGCAAAAGATGTTTGGTAGGCATTTTGAAATGGAAGACGAACTTGTCAGCCATATCTCCAGGAGGTCGATTGATGTACTTAAGACTGCCTATCGG GATGAATTGTCAATTGAAGAGTGGAAGCTAGTTGTGAAATTGAAGAGACTTTTTGAGATATCATGA